The genomic interval TTCCGTCTTCTAAGAAGTCCCTGACGCTCAGACCAGAGGCCGAAAACAGGTTGGTGCGTCGATAGTCATCCAGCTTGTATGTGATCGCGTTGCGCGAGGATTCCGCCACGGTTGGCCAGTTGGCGTCATCGCCAATGTAACTTAGCATATCGGTAATCTCGAAATCCGTATCACCGAGGGCTTCAAGCGTTGCCGAAATGATATGTCCCTGGGGACTATAGACTTCCTGGCCAAGTAGTGCGCACCATTCTTCCGCTCTTACGTCCTTTGGCCTGATCTGAAGCGTCTGTTCAGTGCCTAGAAACGTGGTCGATCCAGGCGGGGCATAAACCTTTGCCGCGGCGAGGTTGTTTGGCTCAAGATTCCAGCGTTTCAGCTCTTCGAGTTGAAGCTTGTTAGCCTCTATGGATTCGCGAGGCGGATAACCGAGCGTCCAAAATTGGCTCTGTGTATCGATAATTATCGAGGTTATCGGCTTCACGCTGTTCTGGATCGGCGAGGACTTGGCAAGCTTGGAAATTCCTTCCACAAGCACGCCAAGATCAAAGCTTTTACCGCTACCTCGCGTTCCGGTGATATAGATCACATGCGGAAAAGTAGTATCCAACCAGGCATCCGCACCCAGATAACTCTTACCTTTCGTACTCTCTAAAATTTTCCCGACATATAGAAGGTTGGCGTAGTTCTCAGCTTTTAGCGCCCGACCGAAGACAACGTTTTGTCCCTTCGAGACATACTGTACCTTTACAAGCGGGTCTTCGACCGTATAGGGGCTCTTGTCGATAACGGTCCCAAACCGTTCAGCCGACTTGGTCGAGAAACTCATTCTGGTATTCCTTATAAGACAACCATGCCGGTTCGTCGCCCGAGCGAAGCATCAAGACCTTTGTTGGACGCAAGGCGTCGAGATAGTGAGTGTGGTTTGCGGCCGCGATAAAGGCGATACGTCCTGTCGCGATAACCTGTTTGCGCAAGTTGTGGGCAACGATCTTGGCCGTGATGGGATCAAGATCACTGCAAAACTCGTCTAGGAGCCAAACCTCCTCATCTCTGAGCAGCAGCTCGGCGATCATGGCCCGATATTGCTGTCCACGGCTTAGCATCCAGAAAGGCTTAATGAAGGCTAGCGCCTCTGACAGGC from Martelella mediterranea DSM 17316 carries:
- a CDS encoding ATP-binding protein, which encodes MSFSTKSAERFGTVIDKSPYTVEDPLVKVQYVSKGQNVVFGRALKAENYANLLYVGKILESTKGKSYLGADAWLDTTFPHVIYITGTRGSGKSFDLGVLVEGISKLAKSSPIQNSVKPITSIIIDTQSQFWTLGYPPRESIEANKLQLEELKRWNLEPNNLAAAKVYAPPGSTTFLGTEQTLQIRPKDVRAEEWCALLGQEVYSPQGHIISATLEALGDTDFEITDMLSYIGDDANWPTVAESSRNAITYKLDDYRRTNLFSASGLSVRDFLEDGSCNILSLRELRNEDKSLITAVIARNLFDILGRHHNKKKTASFFEQSYEGDGTPDRVWLVIDEAHVVAPRDQISPARSALVEYVKRGRDAGLSLVLATQQPSALDDRILSQVNVTFSHRLSFQSDINAAVDRIPTKSVRTMKFAGTNLTDFGDMMRVLDAGQCFLGDQASSRTVLVQIRPRVSAHGGYSPF